In Longimicrobium sp., the DNA window GGCGCGCCGGCGCGGCCGCTCGAGGCGAACGATGGCTACGCCGGCGGCGACCAGGTGGGGATGCAGGTGCCCGTCGCGAAGAATCGGGTCGACGGGCTGCTGGCCACCGCGCAGCCGGCGTTCGCCGCGCGCGGGTTCGTGCTGCTGCACACGCAGGACTTCAGCCAGCTGCCGGCCGACCCGGATGCGCTCGCGCTCTTTCCGCTGGGCGATGCGTACGACGTGCTGCGCAAGCTGAACACCAACGGCGGGAACTACGGCATCGATCCCGACCGGGTGGTCGCGTGGCTGCACGAGGTCGACCGCGAGCACCCGCTGACGGTGAACCAGGCGGGGTTCGACTTCGTGGGCGCGCGCTTCCGCGACCCCGTATCGCCCGCCGAGGCGCGGGCACTCGCGGCGCGCGTCACGCGCTTCTGCCCCGACGTGGTGACGCAGGGCACCGGCAGCGTCCGCGCCCTGGCGGCGGAGATCCGCAAGACGCAGTCGCTGTACTGCTGGTGGGATTAGGGGCGCCCTCTCCGGCTCGCCCAGGCTCGCCACCTCTCCCGTACCGGGAGAGGTAGGGGTGAGGATGCCCGCGCGGGTGGCGAATATTCGCGCGGCCGCAGGCTGGCCCCCTCCCCCGGCCCCTCCCCCGCTGCGCAGGGGAGGGGAGAACTCAGCGTGGCGACGAGACTCTGCGTGAGGGATGCGCGCCCGGAGGGCCGGGACGCCGCCGCGCGTGCACCGTAGCCGGCCGTTCGCGGGAATGCCGGGCGCGGCGGTGGCCCGGCGCCGTTGGCCACAGCGGTATCGTGGCCTACGGCGCGCGCAGCCCGTTTGGGCGTCTCAGCGCCCAACACGCCCAAACCCCGCAGTTCCAAAAAGCTTCGGGGCCGCACCTCCGACTGGAGATGCGGCCCCGTCTTCATTGCATCGCCTCGACGATCGGCTACGTGGCGCTGTCGAAGTTCACGGTGGGGGCCTGCTCGGAGCCGGCGGGCGCCTGGTACGGCTCCTTGCGCTGCGCGCCCGTGACCTTGGCCGTGACCGCCTGAGGGAACTGGCGGATGTAGGTGTTGTAGTTGCGCACCGCCTCGTTGTAGTCGCGCCGTGCCACGGCGATGCGGTTCTCGCTCTCGGCCAGCTGGTCCTGCAGCGCCTGGAAGTTCTGCGTGGCGCGCAGGTTGGGATACGCCTCCACCGCGATGTTCAGGTAGGTGCCGATGGCCCGCGTCTGCGCGGCCTCGGCCTGCTGCAGCTGGTTCACGTTCTTGCTTTCCACCGCCGTGCGCGTCTGCGCCTGCGCCTGGTTCAGCTGCTGCTCGGCGGCCTGCAGCTGCCCCGCGCGCGCCCGCGCCACGTCGGTGTAGGTGCCGCGCTCGAAGCTGGCGGCGCCCTTCACGGTGGCCACCATGTTGGGGATGAGCTGGTTCCTGGCCGTCAGCTCCACCCCGATGTTGGACTTGGACTGCTCGGCCGTCTCGTCGAGCTGCTGGATGCGGTTGTAGCCGCACCCCGCCAGCGTGAGCGACATCGCCACCGCCACCGCCATCCGTCTCTGCCGCATCGTCTCCTCCGGGAGTGGGAAAGCCCAGGCCTGACGGTTGGGGTCAGGCCGGCGCCTCGAACCGGTCCACGTACTCCACCACCCGCGCCACCGCGTCCAGATACCCCGTGACCACGGGCGAATCCGGCCGCACGTCGAGCTTCGTCTGTCCGGCGCGCGCGCGCAGGATCTCCAGCAGCGGCCCGGGGTCGAACCCCACGCGCGACGCGGTGGCCGCCACCACCGCCTGCGGGTCACGCGCAACCTCCACGCCCGACAGCCGCAGCACGGTGCGGAACATCACCAGGAAGGTGGAGAGCGACTTGAGCAGCACGGGCTCGAACTTCAGCGCCTCGCCCGCCTGCGTCAGGTAGCGCGTGCGCAGGCGGATCTGCGCGCCCTTCAGCTCGCGCTCCAGCTGCATCCGCAGGTCGGCCGGCCGGATCTCGACCCCCGCGAAGGGGTCGGCGCCGTGCAGCACCAGGTGCGCGTCGCGGATGTCGGCCAGCTCGATGGGAAAGGTGTCGGCGCTGTCGCGGAACTCCGCCTCGCTCATCACCAGCGGCGGGGGATTGCTCTCCGCGGCCCAGGCGCGGGCCAGCGCGCTCCCGCGGCGCAGCGTGGCGGCCTGCGTGTCGCCCAGCAGCACCAGCAGGTTCAGGTCGCTCACCCCGTCGCGGTACTCGCCGCGCGCGGCCGAGCCGTACAGCACCACCGAGCGCAGCGCGTCGCCGTACGCGCCGGCCAGGTCGCGCGCGAAGGCCTGCGCGCGCTCAGTCTCCTTCCCCATCGTCGCTCCCGCGCTCACCAGTCGCCTCCCGCGCCGCCGCCGCTGAACCCGCCGCCGCCCCCGAATCCCCCGAACCCGCCCCCTCCGCCGCCGAAGCCGCCGCCCCCCCATCCCCCGCCCCAGCCGCCCCCGCCGTGACGTCCCCCGCCGCCGCCCATGGGGAAGGGGAGGAAGACCGGGAGGCATCCCCGCCGCCGCCCGCCCCCCGAGAGGAGGAGCATGATCACGATGAAGGCGATGAAGATCCAGATCTGCGACCCGCCGCCGCCGCGGTACCCCCGGTCCCCCGCCGGCTCCCCGCGGGGGACGGAGACGGGCGCGACCACGGGGGAGAGCTGGAAGCCGAAGTGCTCGGCGTACGCCTGCGCCAGCGCCGACACGGCCAGGTAGATGCCGCGCCCGGGGTTCCCCGCCGCCAGCTCGGGCACCAGCACCCCGCGCCCGATGCGCCCCGCCTCGCCGGCGGGGATGAAGGTCATGGTGCCGGTGCCGGTCTCGATCCGCCAGTGGCGGTCTTCCATGGTCACCAGCACCACCGCGCCCGTGTTGCGGTCCGGCGTGTTGGGATCGCCCTTCTTGCCGACCTGCCACTGCCGCCCGATCTCGCGCGCCACCGTCGACGCGTCGCGCCCCTGCGCGTTGGGAAGGGTGACGACCACGATCTCGCCGCCGCTCTTGGCGCGCACGTCGTCGATCACCGCCTGGATGCTGTCGCGGTACTCGGCGGGGATGACGCCGGCGAAATCGTTGACGTACCCCGTGGGCTCGGGGATCTGCAGCTGCTGCGCGCGCGCGGGCGGCGCGGCCGCCCCGGCTGCCAGCGCCAGGGCCAGCGCGATCCGGCCGCGGCGGCGCGCAAATCGCGTGCATGGCGCGGCGCGGGGGGCGTCCGCGCGCTCGGTGCTCCCGTTCAGTCCACCCTCCAGACCGTCATTCCGATACCGGCCGATGAAGCGTTCCGTGTGGGTCATCGCCCTGCTCGCGGCCGCCGCGTGCGGCGGCGGCGACAACGTGGTGGTGCGCGCCTCGCTCGAGGACGGCGGGCGGCAGCCGATCGGCGACCTTCCCGTGCGCCTGCTTCCGTACGACCGGCAGGGCATTCTCGATTCACTCGGCACCGAGAACGAGGATCCCGAGCCGAAGTTCGCGCCCGGCACCCTGGCGCGGTTGCGCAGTTTGCAGGCCGCCGAAGCGGCGGTCAAGGCGCGGGGCGACACCGCGGTGGGCAGGATCCAGGCCCAGCGGCGCGCGCTGCTGCTGGAAGTGGACAGTATCCGCAAGGCGCAGGAGAAGTGGCTGGAGAAAATGAAGGACGACTTCGAGAAGGCGGTGCAGGATCGCGTGGGCCGCAGCGGGCTGATGGAGAAGGCCGACACCACCGACGCCGCCGGCCGCGCGAGCTTCGAGGCCGAGCCGGGGAAGTGGTGGGCCGTGGCGCGCTACGTCCTCCCCGACGAGGTGCTGGAGTGGCAGGTGCCCGTCACCGCGCGCGAGGGCGACAGCACCGTCGTGCGCCTCACGCGGAAGCGGGCCCGCGAAGAGCCGTTCTTCTGAAACGATCTTAAAAAGATATATGGCTCACGCAGAGTCAGCAGAGTTAGCAGAGAGAACCGCTGTTCAACTGCTGACCCTGCTGACTCTGCGTG includes these proteins:
- a CDS encoding LemA family protein; the protein is MRQRRMAVAVAMSLTLAGCGYNRIQQLDETAEQSKSNIGVELTARNQLIPNMVATVKGAASFERGTYTDVARARAGQLQAAEQQLNQAQAQTRTAVESKNVNQLQQAEAAQTRAIGTYLNIAVEAYPNLRATQNFQALQDQLAESENRIAVARRDYNEAVRNYNTYIRQFPQAVTAKVTGAQRKEPYQAPAGSEQAPTVNFDSAT
- a CDS encoding nucleotidyltransferase domain-containing protein → MGKETERAQAFARDLAGAYGDALRSVVLYGSAARGEYRDGVSDLNLLVLLGDTQAATLRRGSALARAWAAESNPPPLVMSEAEFRDSADTFPIELADIRDAHLVLHGADPFAGVEIRPADLRMQLERELKGAQIRLRTRYLTQAGEALKFEPVLLKSLSTFLVMFRTVLRLSGVEVARDPQAVVAATASRVGFDPGPLLEILRARAGQTKLDVRPDSPVVTGYLDAVARVVEYVDRFEAPA
- a CDS encoding TPM domain-containing protein, which encodes MTHTERFIGRYRNDGLEGGLNGSTERADAPRAAPCTRFARRRGRIALALALAAGAAAPPARAQQLQIPEPTGYVNDFAGVIPAEYRDSIQAVIDDVRAKSGGEIVVVTLPNAQGRDASTVAREIGRQWQVGKKGDPNTPDRNTGAVVLVTMEDRHWRIETGTGTMTFIPAGEAGRIGRGVLVPELAAGNPGRGIYLAVSALAQAYAEHFGFQLSPVVAPVSVPRGEPAGDRGYRGGGGSQIWIFIAFIVIMLLLSGGGRRRGCLPVFLPFPMGGGGGRHGGGGWGGGWGGGGFGGGGGGFGGFGGGGGFSGGGAGGDW